From the Canis aureus isolate CA01 chromosome 17, VMU_Caureus_v.1.0, whole genome shotgun sequence genome, the window TACATTGTAAGCCTCTGATCCCACATGAGCTAAAATAATGAGTATGATAATGTGTGTACTTGTCTCTACATCCAAACCTTTTAAATGAAGCACCATTGGCAAACCATGCCAACACTGTGCAAATTCCAGATGGCGGATTGCTTCTGGTTCCAATGGTTCCACAACTTACAACTGCGTAGCTTTGGTATCAAAACTGAACACTTACCTTCTAAACtgtcatttataaaaattcaatgtTATCTCTCAAACTATTATAATTTCAATATCATCAGGAATGCCAGAACATAAAGGTAAGGGTCAAAACAGCTCTTACCTAGTCCCTAAAGTGAACCAAAAGCCAGTCAAAATGAGAAGGGTAGGATCTCCAGTAGAACCTTGCCTTTAAGAGCACAAACATGTTTTTAGTTGTGAAAGAGGGAGATCTTCTATAATCACTAGGCATATTATGTgtaaatttttattgctttattaaaCAAATCGCTAATCTATAGTTACTCCATAAATAATGTTCAACTCTATTAAGCACATTTGTTGAATGGCCAAGTTTGTTACATCAATATTATGTCTCAAAATACattgtctttatgatttttttttcctttggaatcttaaaaaatagtattaaaaatttTCGTTCCacctaaaagaaatattaaagacatGATATAATTACAAAAACATAACACATcgagggtggggtggagtggaaATCAATCTCATCTTTCCAACCGAGTTTACCACTTGTCTAGCAATTATCGTAAGTGCTTCCCCACCACTGAGAGTGAGAAAGGAAGCTGCTGTTGCTGCCACTTCTGTGTTGTATGTTGCTATTTTATCCAATCTACTCCTGTAAATAACTTCTCAGAAACCTTAAATACCCATTTCAAAAGCACTTCTTAAAGCAAAGTACTCACTTgttcttccttcttagaacttGATATTTTGACTGCCAAAAATTCACAAAGGATGGAACAGTCCTGctgagaaaataggaaaaaaaagatagaattaCCACCTAGTGTTATATTCAGGTGCTATGCTCTACTTTCTTTCTTAATGGCAGCAGTATATTGTTTTAGCTAATTCATAGatgtttaaataaaagaaaactgaactGAGAACAAAATGTCTCCAAGTTGGCATAGGTGAATAAAAAAGACCTATGCTTGCTCACCATATTTATCATAGATATGacctttagcattttttttttggatgagtgTGTATAACATCAACACCTTTGGATGACAGTTGGGAGAATAACATCTTATGTCAGAAGATTAGTTAGAAACTATTCCAAACagatatatttcaattaaaaccATGGGGAAATAACACACGTTAGAAATCTGCTTAACTGTGTGCAGTTGCAGCTCTAACACTAACTGCTGTGTTTTGTGAACAGGCCATGTCATAATCTTGCAATAATAATACAGAGAGTTGGGACCCATGATCCATTCAAGTGTCCTTCAGCTCCTGTGCTCCAGCACTCACTGCCTGCCTGCTGTCAACATAGCTGAATCTTTGCAACAGAATTCTAGCTGCTTACAGCCCTTCACATATTTATTCCATTCTCCAAACTCTCCCCTAACCTACCAGGCCTCCTCTTGCATATAGCTCCCTAATTTATCATACATCAATTAGGtgcttctctgacttcttttggaTTTGACTTTCAAAATATCATTCTAACCTTATATTCCTTATATGAGAACTATTTCTCATAAGGCAGCATTTATTCCCATCTCactgttttttcccccattctaaACTTACATCTCACCCATCCATACATTTACTTCTGCTGTTCTGCACAACTGAAAtgcttttcctcttcccctcctctccatcaTTCCAAATGAGAATCATCTTTTCACTGGCCACCAACAATCACTTTAGGCCACTTAAACTTTTGTTCCTTAACTCCTATTTAAGAATCACAAAGTGTTTGTGAATTTTGTCTCCGCCAAATGCACTATAAGGTCCTGGAAAGCTAGGACTGTGCCATAGTTGTATGGCAGATGCGTGGTTGGCTGCATCATAACATCTGTCTCAATGCTTCTGTGTCATGTATTCATGTGAATTAGATATTCTATTTAAGaataagcagggcagccccggtggcacagcggtttggtgctgcctgcagcccagggcgtgatcctggggaccctggatcgagttccacgtcgggctctctgcgtggagcctgcttctccctctgcctgtgtctctgcctctctctctctctctctgcgtctctacgaataaataaataaaatcttaaaaaaaaaagaataagcaagtTTTTACTAAGATACTAAATggtacatatctgataaaagaagTAGGTATCTGATCATATCGAAATTTTTCTAAGGGTCCAGGACTCAATTCATAGGTACTCATAATAAGATACGAAAGAATTATGGGAATTTGGGGAGGATTCTCTGAAAGGAATTGCTTGTTGCTCCTGCAGAGCCTCTCAAGGAGTATGGGTGGGTGGGTTTCACATCTTTTAATTCAAGTCAAGTGAAAGAGGCTTCAGTAGGATCATTTGTAAAGCTTAAATCCTGTCTCCTACAGTTGGGGACAGGAGAGGATGGTGTTTAAGTCAGGGTCTCCTATAGgattgatgatagatagatagatggatagatagatagataaaggtATTTTGAGGGCGTGGCTCACATGATCGTGCTGAGACTGAATATTCTGAAATCTACAGGGTAGTCTTCCAAGCTGAAAACTCAAACAGAAGCTGATGCTCCACTATTGAGGCAGAATATCTTCTTTTATGGGAAGACTTAGCTCCCACTTTGGATGGGGCCCACCCACCTTGTCAAGGATCATCTCCTTTACTTAAAGTTAATTGATTCCAGATGTTAAACATAGCTACAAAATAGCCTCACAGGAATAGTTAAATTCCTGTGGTTGAATGATTGGATGACTGGGTACTACAGCCTAGCTAAGTTGACACATAAACCTAACCATCGCAGGtggaatttgcatttctgccTGAGAATCTCAAAAACAAGCAACATCCTTGGACATGAcagtaaacataaataaaaggttGCTGCTCCACTGGGATTGCTCTGTTCCACTGGAGTTTTCTGGGACACAGAATCTGTGGTCCTCATCAACCTAAGAGAGATCCAGAATGAAGTCATCTTAAATTCTGCTACATAGGACTATCTCAAAGGGCATGCAGACCTCATCCCAGAGCTGCTAAGGCATCACAGGATCCCTAGAGAATGAGAAGGGAGTAGATGATGAACTGGAGAATCCTACACTGACTGCATTAAAAGCAGCAGGTGACATGGTCCTGGCAAAAGGGAACAAGGACTTCTCAGCACCCCAAGTAGCCATCAGAAGAGGAGGCTGCCATATATACACGCTGTTACCCCTAAAAGTCAGCCTTCAGCAGCTCCTTCTGTGAAGTAAGATTTTCTTGCCCTCCCTTTCTGTCCTCTGAGCATAGCCTGTAATATGTTAGTTGTGAGAAATAGTACACAGTGAGTGAGGAGGGAGAAgatgaggagggacagagaagccAAGTACAGGTCCTCCTCAGGCTGCAGGTAGCCAGCACAATCTGAAGGGGGCGAGAGAAGTGCAGTGGCTTCCACTTTGAAAAAACTTATATGTCTGACCGTTTTATGGGAATGGAAGTTTAAGAATCAATCTGAGATTTTTGTGAATGCTTCTTAAGGCAACAAAATAACTCTCACCACACAAGAGTCATTGAGGAGAGACAGGAGACAGACTGAATTTTCATCCAGGGACACAGGAAGAACTTTTCATCCTGTAAATTTTGAAAGTACAATGAGAGACACATTAAAGTTGTTTTGTGATGGTCTGCGGGTGTCAAAATATGTGGTAGAGAAACATGTAAACTAGGATATTAGAACTAAGAATGCTTAAGAAGTTAGGGATTATACGGAACATGTAGACCTGGAGGGACAGCAAAGGGGAAAGAATGATAAGTGTGGCTTGTGTGGTAGACTGGGGTACACTGGTCTAACTGGAGACATGGATTTTTATTGCAGGATAGTAGCACACAGCATTTTTTCACTGGCTGGATAAGAGCTTTAATTCCACAAGCATTGAAGCTCTTTAGATGTATTGAAAAGTAGACTACTGTGATTCAATCAGTGATGAATTTGCAAATTTCTAgcaacaatatatataaatacatccaTATGCATCTGCGGGTGCTGTTATGTAATATCTGGTATCATCCAAGTATTTAATGTAAATCagtcattttgcatattttaagctgccttcattttttcttcttccctgaaAGAAGAAGCATTTTAGGGGCACCAGCATGGCTCAATTTGTTAAGcattctgactcttgatttcagcttaggtcatgatctcagggttgtgagatggagcccttcaTGGCCCCAcactcagtgggtagtctgcttgaagattctctttctccctctccctctgtccttccccccaacCCTGAATGTGcattttgtgctctctctcttgctctctccaaagtcaatatttttaaaaaaggcattttaaaaatgaaaagaatgaaatccaggAACTTCAGAATTGAATTTCCTTGATGGCTCTTCAGGTggcatatagaaatacaaatccaaacagaaaaatattaggAGAAAGTAGGTGCAGTCAAGTAATAAGAAAACCATTCTATTGGTAAGCCAAGTGTAGGGGCCTGGGGCGAATGGCTTTCAGCAAGTGTCTTGGATCTTGCAGACACATTTTATTCTGTTACTAGAACACTGTC encodes:
- the LOC144287740 gene encoding uncharacterized protein LOC144287740 isoform X1; translation: MLLLKYSSSTSSPDSASLEPYSQITGRLSHPASPSRSPKVSTSAGNCMYPTISSPQDEKFFLCPWMKIQSVSCLSSMTLVCRTVPSFVNFWQSKYQVLRRKNKQGSTGDPTLLILTGFWFTLGTRFE
- the LOC144287740 gene encoding uncharacterized protein LOC144287740 isoform X4, translating into MGKLKNRSSRCSCLLRTSSTCRSIPSIYQLIFVIQQIWDEKFFLCPWMKIQSVSCLSSMTLVCRTVPSFVNFWQSKYQVLRRKNKQGSTGDPTLLILTGFWFTLGTRFE
- the LOC144287740 gene encoding uncharacterized protein LOC144287740 isoform X2, encoding MLLLKYSSSTSSPDSASLEPYSQITGRLSHPASPSRSPKVSTSAGNCMYPTISSPQDEKFFLCPWMKIQSVSCLSSMTLVWTVPSFVNFWQSKYQVLRRKNKQGSTGDPTLLILTGFWFTLGTRFE
- the LOC144287740 gene encoding uncharacterized protein LOC144287740 isoform X5, translating into MGKLKNRSSRCSCLLRTSSTCRSIPSIYQLIFVIQQIWDEKFFLCPWMKIQSVSCLSSMTLVWTVPSFVNFWQSKYQVLRRKNKQGSTGDPTLLILTGFWFTLGTRFE